The window gactacGAAGATTGGtgaaaatgaacagaaagagGATCCCTTACTCACTTACTCATTGCTGACATGAGTATATATATTCCACAGCCTCTGTGGAAGTCAATATGgaggtttaaaaacaaacaaacaaacaaacaaccccagaCTGTCTTCTTCTTTCCTCTGCCATCATGCTCCATACCTAACTCAGCTTCTCACTATGTCTTCTCACAAGACTTCCAGAATCAAAGGATTCCTGgccaacaaacaaaagcaaaatcgtCCTGTTCCTCAATGGATTTGGATGAAAACAAATGGTAACAAAATCAGGTACAATTCCAAAGGAAGACACCGGAGGAGAACGAAGATGGGTCTGCCAGGATTCACACAATGGCGAGACTAAGGGTTTATACTGACTGAATCATGCTCATCGGTCAATCCTATCAGATGGAGTTCAACATCTTTAACCTGGAGATTTCATCATGTTTAAATGGGGGGCTGTGGTTTGTCCAGTAACAAAATGtagaacctttaaaaaaaaaaaaactgggctggagagatggctcagaggttaagagcactggctgttcttccagaggtcctgagttcaattcccagcaaccacatggtggctcactaccatctgtaatgagatctggtgccctcttctggcctgaagggatacatgcaaaagaacactgtatacataataaataaatctttaaaaaaaaaaaaaaacctaccataTATGCTATTCTTAAGAATGTACATGAAGGACTCTAAGTCAACATACCATAGAGATATCAACACACCCACATTTATTGCTAtgctattcacaatagccagcaACATGGAACTAACCTAGATGCCCACCAACAGATGAAAGACAATGTGGTCATGCACATGATGGAATTCAatgatgtaaataaaaatgaaatcatgacatttgcatgAAAATGCATAGGATCAGAAATCATTATGCGACATGAAATATTCAAGCAAACAAAAGATTCTTGAATATGTATAACCTagggttatgtgtgtgtgaggtatgtgtgtgtgtgtgcatgagtgtttgtgtgtatgtaggtcaTGAAACTAGCAAGGGGATCATGAGATGGGAGGAAGAGATCTTAAAGGGGTGAGAGATAAGAAGGTTGTGAAATATCTATAAGAAGAAAGCAAAAGAcggggcagcaagatggctcagagggtaaaggcacttgccgccaagcctgacaacctgagctcaagtTCCAGGGCCCAaatggcagaaggagaaaactgacaccCGACGCttgtcctctgttctccacatgcacaccatggcttgtgtaggtgcacatacatgcataaaataaaaaggttcaTGTAataaaaaacatctttaaaagaaagcagaagaggaaactgTCTGGGGCAGGAAGGGAATAAGTCACAGGTAGAGAGGGCACTGTCAGGAAATGGATGGGAACAAAGCATGACACACGCATGAGGATGCCATGATGAAACCCAGTGCTTTGTATGCTAATccaaaaattttaaaggattGGAGTGAAAAGATCTCTTCTGGCCAGCTAGATGACTCGGTAGATAAAGGTGCTTCCCAaacaagcccaatgacctgagttcaatccctgagacccacataaaagtgggaggagagaactgagtccacaCAATTGTCtttggacatgcacacacatgttatGGCATGTACGTgcctacacacacatcacaccatacatgataataatgaacacaaaatattttttaaaagacaaaaaatgtcaTAGTGGGGAAAAGGAGAGCCATTACAAATCCATCCAGGCACCAGCCTTGAGTTTCCTGAGACATGAAGCCAGTATTAACCTGGTTAGCCCCAATACGCTAAAAGGATGAACTTCTGTTGGAAATTCTACAAAAATCAATGAaggacagaaaataaactaaaccGTAATGACAGAGCACATTACACTCTAATACACTGGGCCCAGTGTTTTTATTTAGTCACTGGCCTAATGGTCTTGGACTGAAGCATttatcatgtgcacacacctgccGTACATTACTTTGATTTAATCCTCCAGCCTCCCATGCCAGATCTAACAGGTTACCAGACCTCACAGATGAAGAAGTAAAGACCCAGGCTCACAGTTTCTCTGGGTGCCAATCAGTAGGAATAAAAACCACCGTAAGGATATGAATCAGATTTTGAGCACCCCCAAGTGCACACTTGCACTGCAattgattaaatatttaaaaggggatgagggagggggagagaatgaATGGGTTAAACAAAACTAAGGATGAATGAAAAAGGcctatggaaacctactacttttaacatataattttaaaaagtggtttgaaCAGAGGTACCCTGCATGGGTATGCAATGCTTCTCCCTCAGTGATGCATGGGACCCCTCCTTATAAGTTCTTGCCAGGGAGATACCAGAGGACTCAAAATAACACAGGCTAGTGTCATTGTTCTTGGTTCCACCGTAACTAGATGGTAAGACACCACACATTGATGGAGACACCACACATTGATGGAGACACCACACATTTTGGCTGCAAGACAAAGAAATTCATCTTGAAactctccctgctggctagctttcattaTTCAGCTTTCTGGGGGAGAAAAGGTTTCAATGATCTTATTTAGTGCTGGAATCAATActgacctgccaggcaagatacacccactggtgcaatagtggcatgactgttgGGAAGTAACAGATGGCTTTCTAACTGAGTTTGAGACCTACTACacaagagggaattcatgcctggctCTATAAACCTGGTTAAAACTCtatggctggggaggtcataggtACTAGGTGGGAACCAGCTATTGCTGTTTTGCTAAGTGGTCACGTTGTCAAACTGCCTCTTAAATATGTTTACACCAACAAATCAGTGCTCCCCTCGACCTTGGTCGGGGAAGCTGCTTTTTGCATTGTTCAACAGTTAGTACAGAGACGCACAGCTGGTGAAAATGCTGATAAGAAGTGACTCtgagtactcagccctaaatgggacctTTATACCTACCATCCCCaaaccccaaggctcagggaagacACTTGAAATgggagtggaaagaatgtaagggcTGGAAGGGTGGAGAGGAgtactgtgaaatgctgtcttttggaagtgatgtagctgttatactcatgaactcacagccatTGTGGTTACCTGGACAAGATGAAGCCAGTcagccaggcactggtggtgtacacctctaatcccagcactcgggaggcagaggcaggcagatctctgtgagttcgaggccagcctggtctacagagcgagttcccagacagccagagccacacagtgataccctgtctcgaaaaaaaaaaaaaaaaaagaaagaaagaaaagaaaaaaagaaagaaagacagaaagaaagaaagaaagaaagaaagaaagaaagaaagaaagaaagaaagaaagaaaaagaaaaaagaaaagaaaatgaagtcagtCAATATTCCAGCGTGGATGAGTAAGGAACTCATGAGGCAGTTGGCAGTTGGTGGCTACTAGGAGAGAGATAGTTGTTTGTCTTGGGGGGTTCGGCCACTGGTaggctgcccatgctccagtgaatTGTCCACAATCATGCACatatggaataaataaaaatattatattaaaaacaaaaaaatcaaaaaagagtGGCCAAGACTGTTAGACCCATCCTAACGTGGCAgtaggagctgggcatggtggcacatactgtaATACCAAcaatggggaagctgaggcaggagaattaagacatcaaggccagcctaggctgcatagcaAAAACTATTATctcaaaagaaagggagggagggaggaagtaaggaaagaaggaaagaaggaaggaagggggagagagagagagagagagagagagagagagagagagagagagagagagagagagaaaggggaagagagaagggagggagggagggagggagggagggagggagggagggagaaaggaaagaaggaaggaaggaagaaggaaggaaggaaggaaggaaggaaggaaggaaggaaggaaggaggtggggcactgggcatgtagctcagcagtagagtatTTGCCCAGCCTGTGTAAGACCCATGAATTTCATTGCCAGCActacaaaaaggaaggaagggggtggtgggagggagggagaaatacaagaagaaagaaagaaaacaggctggCTCAGATACAGGAAAAAAGGAAGGCAGCATTATATAGCTGGAAATATAGGATTCAAATAGTTCAAAAATTCCATTTCCTGCCTTCAGAAAAAGGAACCTCCAAGTTTCTCTCTGTTGGGTTGAACCCCCAGGATCTGTGATTTCTGGGGTTTTCCTTGTTCCTCGCCTTCTCCCTTCACAATAGGAATAGTGATCATTTTGGTTAAGGCTGGGATTTAATTCACACTCAGCCTCACCTGTTCAAAATGCATTTGCAGTAGTACTGTGCTTGCTCACCTGTCCCGCTGTGGGGACATTTTTCTGCTGCTGGCAGAGCTGCTCTGGGCAGATTTAACATTTCGAGATGTCCACCTCTGAAATACAGTAAGGAAAGGACTAGTGTCAAGTGCAAATCAGAAGTCCAGGGAAAACCTACCAGCTCAGCAAGGGCACAAGTACTGAGTGATTACTAGGAGGCCTTGGACTGGGCTCACCTCCACTTGCATTCTCATTCCCTGTCTgtagagggtggggaggagagggcagggaaggatgaggagggacGGACTGAGCAGGGAGGCTAACTACTGTATTCACTCTCTGGCTGACACCTGATAGGTCCTTTGGGTAATATGACCTGGCCACTCTGTGGAATATTTaaaccttctttaaaaaaaaaataataataatttagccgggcagtggtggcgcacgcctttaatcccagcagagcagggagatctctgtgagttcgaggtctacagagtgagtcacaggacagccagagtaacacagagaaaccctgtcttgaaaataataataataataataataataataataataataataataataaaaaatataatttagatgGGTAGACTGGATAGTACTAATCCTGACCTGAAAAAATGTTTGTGTTGTATTATAATAAAGTATCAGTaaaaggccaggcatgatggtacacggctttaatccaagcacttggggaggcagaggcaagtggaactctgaggtcaaggccaacctggtctagatagtgagttttaggacagccagaactgaatagtaagactctgtttcaaaacaaaaacaagccccaCAAACAAAATGTCAGTAAGATGCAGCAAAGGATGCAAGGTCACTTAGACAGCTATATGTGCAAAGGGCCACGGGAAGAGTCTAGCCTCGACCCATACTGAAAATGAGATTTTCTTCGAAGCACACAGTTTATGACTCTCACTACCTTTTGCTTCTGTCCCTGTGAATAAGTACTATAAGGAAGCAGGGATGTGGCATGAAAATCCTGATCTTCCTTACTCCCCATGCTGGTATGTAATGGCTTGGAAGAGGTAGCAGAGGAGGTGATGGGGACGGAAGGGGGAAGGATGAACAGAAGGCGTGGCTTGCTGCAGAGCCTGGCTACCCTCAGCCTACATTTTTGCTCTTCATCACCTACCCTGGCATAAGTGGCACCCCCTCTTTGAGAACATCACAATGTCATCTAATCTATGCCCACTCCATTTCTGATCTGAGATCCATTGCCCTTTAAGAAGACTGGACGAGCTCAGATGCTAGCATGGTTTCAGGAAGATTCTTGAAGAACGTGCCCACTCGTTTTGGCAGAAGTAGCTGGGTTCTTGTTCTGATAAGCGTGATATGTCTATGCAGAGTGGATTGACAGCAGATTTGGAACGTTTGAATGTCTCCGGGCCTCTCGGATCCTCGGTGTATTTGTCTGTCAAGTGGAGATGCGGTTGGGGTTAGACCAGATAATCAATAAGATCCCTGTTTACATTCTGATTCTGTCCTCTGTGCCACAGACACTGTGTTGCTGAGGACCTGCCATGTTTTAAATGCAGCACATTGGGGAGTAGGTAATGAATGTAAGACCTGGCTGCTGAATGCCTCTTGGGGTCCCCACTGCCGCCATCCTCCACTCAGCCCTCCCTCTCCTCATTGCCAAGAGCACCCAGTGGGGATAAACAAATACTGCATTAATGCAGCTCACTCTTCAGCTAAGGGGGGACGGCGCACCGGAATTTCAGCACTTGCAAACTTGCAAATAGCATTCCTATGTGGAATCAATTTGCTATCTGCCTCCCACAGACCTGAACTAGGGACACTCTTTGTTGTACAAATGGCCATCCCCTGGGGGTAATTTCGTATtgaaaccacattttctttacaataaatcagttttatttgtacttttcAATGGTGGTAAAACTGATGATTTCGACTTAAGATCTAATCATTAGGAAAGGGTAATTAGTTGGAGTCATTAAAAACTCCGCagctacagatttttaaaaactcatacaGGGCTTTGAAAAACTTTAGCTTCtcctttaaaaagtgtgtgtgtgtgtgtgtgtgtgtgtgtgtgtgtgtgtgtgtgtgtatgtatgtatgtctgtgtctgtgtgtctgtatgtctgtgtactagcATTTATGCCAAGGTTTGCATGTGGTCGGTTGACAGCTTTTGGAAATAGGTTTTCTCCTATATAGGTCCCAGCGATCAGACTctggtcgtcaggcttggtggcaggcatctttaccctatgagccatcttgcctgacCCAATTTCCCTTTAAACTGTCTCTCCTGCAAAATAACCTAAGCAAATGAGATAGTCCTCGGAATAAGAGGAGTTGTACAAAGAGCAGTGGCGGTGATAAATCTTTAATGCTCTGACTTCCCTAACTCCCTTTCCTCAGCCTGAAGTTGGTGCTAGAAGccaaagaagatataaaaatttgAGGAGAGTGAAATCCATGACTTCATCTGCAGTTATCTATTTCCAGAAAGAATGTGGAAATGCAGAAGGGGAAGTTTTTTGCAGTGAGTAGCCAGGCTAGGAAAGGACACTATCGGAAGAggttattttaaaagcatattctGTACTAGAGAGATGTCttggtggttgagagcactggctgctcttccaaaagacatgggtttgattcccagcacccagatggcagctcgCAACCTTCTCTAAGTCTAGTGCCAGAGCATTTAAAGCCTTCTTCCGGCCTCTGCGGTCACTAGTCATGCAATtagggcacagacatacatgcaagcaaaaccccataaacataaaatcaataaatccttttttaaaaagcatattctGATGAGCCAGAAATGGGCAATGATCTGACCACAGATGTGGGGAGCAGGGAGAACATATTCTACAAagcaacaaataacaaaataacccAGAACGGATCTATGCCCTGCACAACACTTACGGAATTGCTCCCATCTACACCCCATAATCCATAGCTTCTTGAACAATCTATGATTAgcaaagttaaaaatagaaatgagtaGTACCTGTTGTCTTTCATGCTTTCTAGCCTGTGGAATGTTAACCTTCAAGGGACCCCCAAAGTGGGACTGGTGCCAGACAGAACCGTTGATCAGAAACTGACTCTGGGGAGCATCCTGGGGCACTCTGGAGGAGGAAGATATGAAGTGCAGTCCTGCCTTTGGATGACTGCATACTAAGACAGACCATGGACACCGGGCTGGGGATACAGCACAGTGGCAGAGCCCTTGTCCTGCTTGCCTAGTATGTTTAAAGCCCCGGGTTCAATCCTctgcactgaagaaaaaaaataacagagaaagGGAGACTGTGGATAGTGCAGTCTCCTCAATAAATCAGAAAGAAGCAGTCAGAGGGATGCCTGAGCTGACCACAGAGGGAAAGAGGCATGATGGTGAGGAAGGGCATGGCTCCTACTGGCAGGATAGCTCGTACAGGGAAGAGTCAGCTTCGGATGGAGGGACAGGAGATGAAGGAAGAGTGGCTGGGCCCAGGGATTTCTCTTTGCCtcctggaaaatctaaaagaacagGAGAGGGTTTGCACGGTGGCTCAGTTGAACTAGAGGATGCTAACTGAATAAACAGGTGTTCTTCAGAGCACAGCTGGAGCTCAGTGAGATGGAGACAAGTGGGGTTTCTCACAGCAGGTTTAGAGCTGGGGAGCAGAGGCACTGAGTTAAGGTGTGAAAGTGGGTTTCTCTCCATCAGTGTGGAAGTGAGCCCTGAGATATGGAGTCACACTTGTCTGTGACCCCCAAGACAAAACCTCTCTGCTTCACTTGCCTAAGGAGACCGTGGATGCAAATGGATTCATTCCCACAGTTTTTACCTGCTCAAAATCCATTTCCACCTTTGCTAGTAAGAATGCTAGGTTTTGCTCTGAGAAACCCATCTCTTCCCTGCTCTGAAGAGGTAGGACAACACTCTCAGTTCCAGGGCTGAGCATGTGACTAAAGGTAGAGACAGTAATTGGTGTAACCTTACTCAGTCCAGGGTCACAGGACTTCAGCCCCAGACTGGAGCTTTGCTTGCGTATGCTGGAGACTAACCCCAAGAACTTGTGTGTGGCTTCCAAGGTGAATACTCACCCACTGAATTACATCTCCAGACCCAGACCATTTGGGAAAGAACAGTCCACTTCCTATTAGGCTGCTGATTTGGTGGGATCTAGCCCTGGGGAAGGGGTCATCTTTGCCTCTTCCTGGGGGAACAGTCTGCCCCAGAAAGAAGTCAACACAGAAGAAAGCTAAAAGGGAGGGAGTAGAGAGAAAGCCACCAAGCTGGTGCTGTCACTTGAGTGCCTCAGGAAGTTAACTACAAACGCTCATAGGTTCTTGACCCAAAATGCTTGCTTGTTCATTTCAGCTAGTTTGAGCTAGCTTTTCTAGAATTTGCAGCACAAAAGTTCTAAAGAGAGCACACTGCATAGGAACCAGCAGTGGAGATCACctcccaaattttattttatttgttttttcgagacaggatttctctgtatagttttggtgcctgtcctggatctcgctctttagaccaggctggcctcgaactcacagagatctgcctggctctgcctcctgagtgctgggattaaaggcgtgcatcaccaccacctggctcaagaAGACCAGTTTCTAAGGAATAAGTATTCAATAAATGCTAACTATTCGTGCTACATAAAGTATGTTTGAATAGTTTTGATCTTATTTATTCAGTTTATGTGGATTATATAATTAACCTTACCATTTCTGTATCCTTGGGAGAAAATAGTGCTactgcttcattcattcattcattcatgaattcattcattcactcattgagTCACTCACTCAGTTGTGAAGACTCCCTGTTAGTgaggggtctggggagatggcacagttggtaaagtgcctgctatggaaggacctgaattcagattcccagaacccgtgTAAAAGTGATGGCACATTTCTAGAATCCCAGTGGACTCCCACAtgccctctctgtctttctctgtgtgtgtgcaggcaggcatgtgagtgtgtgtgtgtgtgtgtgtgtgtgtgtgtggtgtatgtgtgtgtgtgtgtgtgtgtataggcagatccctggagctcactgatcagTCAGCCATGCCAGTtcaggagctccaggttcagtgagagacactgcctgaAAAAAGAGTTgtactcagtagttaagaacacttgctgctcatcCCCGggctcaggttcagttcccagcacccacaaggcagctcacaattccctttaattccagtttcaggggatttgatgcctcttctgacctctgtgggctcctgcaaGCATGCAGTACACGTACATacactcaggaacacacacatacacataaaattaaatacacatttaaaaataaggtagACTTCAATTGaggaaaacatctaacattgacctctggcctctatacccttatgcatatacatataccgTGGACATATgcacttatacacatacacacacacccatatacagagacagagacaaagttACAGTTCAATCTCTTCCtttgctgctgctggggctgctgcTTCCAGCCTCGTAGGAATCCCTTATGAGTCCTTTCTCCTCATCCACCTCCCTCCTGATTTGATGGAGCCATTTCAAGCATGTGGTTGCTTGTGGGTCTTTTGTTCCAGCCCTCTCACTTTTCAGGTGGGAAAACGTAGGCCCAGAAAAGGAAGGTGACTTGTCCAGGTCCTAGAGTAAGTAGCAGAACAGAAAACGCCCTTGTCCTCCCAGGTCTCCTTGCTCCCAGATACCTGTGGGTGGCCTGCAGAAATGACCACTACTGGGCTTTAGACAAAGACTCACactctgaagaagaagaaaagcacaggAATCTATCTGCCTGCTTTAAGGCTCAGAGGAGCCCCTCTGCTGGCCTGGAAGCTCCTCCCACCAACACtaccccttcctcctttctgtccttcctaAAGGAGGAGAGCAGCTGCACCCTCCTCAGCTGAAGGCGGCACCAACTCCTGGCAGGTGGAGCTGCTGGGCCCTAACTGAACGGTTGCTCTAATCCTGCTCTCTCCCACGCTAATTCCCTGCAAATaatctcccaggctggccttagccTACTTCCAAGGCTAGAAGGCACAGGAGGTAAGCCAGTGGCTTAATGACCTGTGGGAGACAGAGACCCACATCACTCCACATGCACAAAGTGGGTGGCAGGCTGGGAGCTGAGATTCAGTGAGGCTGTCACTGTCCTGGGCTACTCAGCTTCAGGGACTTGAATTCTGGCATTGTACCGCAGAGCTCCACTGGGGAAAATATGAAGACCTCTGTGTGGTGAATTATTAATGAACTTGTTCCTGCCTCTCAGAACCCTTCTGCCTTCCTGGGATGTAATTGTGGTGGAGTGACTTTGCTGCAGTCCCCAAGGGGCAATGTCTATATGTCTTTCTTGAAATGACTTGTGGGTCAGGCTGCTCATCTCCATCACCAAGGGGTTATTTGGAAACAGGAACTGCAGTGTGGGGTTCTGCCTTGCTCCCACATATGCACACTGGTACAGGCCAGTATGTTGGTGGCTGGCTGCTTCAGGTTTCCACAATGTTCCCAGATCCCCCCCTTCAACCCTGTAATGGAAGCTGACTCAGTTTGTCTGAGGCTTGAGGCTCTGCGTTTATCCTATAGAGCCCAGGCTATCACCTGCTGTGTTCCAGGGGCTGTCCAAGAGGCTCACAAATATTAGCTCTCCTGAGCAGTGTCTAGTCTTAGCTCCAGTTCCTCCATTtctagatggagaaactgaggcatggagaaATGAGGtcaccaaggtcacacagcaggtaGGTAGAACTATGATTTAAAGCCATATTATCAGGCTCACAGCCCTTATGCTCCAAAGTATAGTCACTGTTGAATGGATGCACCCTGTGTGACTTTCAGAAGAGACTAGGATAGAAATAGcatgacccccacccccaatgccAGCTGGAATAAGAACACCTGAAGTGCAGGGCAGCAAGGGATGTGGTACTCAAAGTCAAGGACAGTTGGATTCCAGACAGGGACAGTATTAATTAATAAGCAATTAACATCAGTCATATGTTTGTTTAGCTTTATTTGCTGCTGTGCCTATTGTCTGCAGACAGACAATAAAATATAAGTTTAATGAATGTAGGAATGTTGAGCCATGCCTAGTAGGCTGGGCCTATGAGCTCAGCTACCCAgaggactgaagcaggaggattccaaATTTAAGGTGTGCTTTTACTATAGAGTGAGCTCAAGAACAACTGAGGCAGCTAAATGAGATGTTGTCTCACAATAGGACGTaagagggctgaggatgtagctcagtggtaaagcactggCCGAGCTCTTCCAAACTCCCAGGTTCAAGCCTGGAGACTGAGACAAGGAACTCTGCACAGTCTGCATCTCCAATACTTACAATAACATCTGGTatgcagtaggtgctcaataTGTGTTTGAAATGGTATGTTAAAGGTAGGCATGCATTCTTTGTGAATTCTCCAATTGAGAGGTGGGTttgtctctcctccctctgcaTGGAGACTTGACTCAGTGGCTCACTCAACCTATGCAACCCAGCAGAAGTGATGCTCTAGGTCCTCTGAATCTGTTTTAAGAAGTATTTAGGGTTCTACCTGGAGTTCTTGGAATGCTCACTCCTGGATGACTGACTCCCTTTTGGACTCTGTTCCTCTTCAAAGCATTCTGAGGTCCCAGAAGAGGCTGTGTACAGTCAGCAGCTAAAACCCCGGTTGACTGTCACTGCCAAGTGCTGACCACAGCAGAGACCAGTGTAGACACCCAATTTAGATGAGAATTCAGACCATCACAGCTGCAAATATTTGCTTGCAATAACATGACAGACCCCGGGTGAGAGGCACCCAGTGGGGCCTAGTCACTACAAAGAGCCTTGGAAGATAAAGTGGAACTTTATAAATGTGGACGGAGAGAGGAAGTAGCCACACACCCATGATAAAGCAGCATGCATATTTTGGGCTCATTCATGTGAAATCATAGAAGATGGCTGCCAAATAGTTAATGGTAATTAATCTCAAGATGGAACCATCCAGGGCACCTTTAACTGTCCTCATGTTTTAAAGATTCATTCAGGTTGCTTACAATGTGTCTAAgttacttataaaaataaatattatcatCAAGGTTATTGAAGGTGAGacgaaagaaaaataatcaactcAGCATTTTTCTGTAACACAGTGGACAGCCTTGAAGATTGCCATGGCTGTTCTTGTGTATATCACCCTTGTGCAGGGGTTATGCTAgtctctagaccagtggttctcaacctctgggttgtgacccctttgggggggggtgttgtccTTTTTTAAATGGTTGTTGCCTTTTAggccacagctgtctgaatcagcaactgcaactcacGATACCAGCAGCGGTTAGGCCACAATGGGCCATAGCCAGAGGGAAATCTGTTCCCTCTGGCTCCGACTCCtgcaaagctatgaagggaacttaaTTAAACTtctctccctctaaagaactcaagattcaaaggttaagatgaaattctgctcttcagagaggctgaatagcaagtagcttaCCCCCTTTCCTTGCTCGgatcctccaaaaagccctcatgcTTCTCCTCGCCCCTCCTTACAAACCCTTTCTCACccagctcctccctaccacttcctgtcagctagttgctgacggagcctcctgaccacagg is drawn from Peromyscus eremicus chromosome 14, PerEre_H2_v1, whole genome shotgun sequence and contains these coding sequences:
- the LOC131923929 gene encoding large ribosomal subunit protein eL39-like, giving the protein MSSHKTSRIKGFLANKQKQNRPVPQWIWMKTNGNKIRYNSKGRHRRRTKMGLPGFTQWRD